One region of Miscanthus floridulus cultivar M001 chromosome 19, ASM1932011v1, whole genome shotgun sequence genomic DNA includes:
- the LOC136528527 gene encoding UDP-glycosyltransferase CGT-like, which translates to MSSSALSSTSSHGSRGAPHIILLPSAGMGHLVPFTRLAVALFAGHGCDISLVTALPTVSSAESSHIAALYAAFPNIRQLDLRLVPFDASSEFPGADPFYVRYEALRRSAPLLLGPLLAGAGASALVADIALASVAIPVARELHVPCFVFFTASATMFSFKAYFPTYLDAVGAGHGVGDVDVPGVYQIPSSSVPQALHDPDNIFTRQFVANGRALVTADGLLVNAFHAMEPEAVEALQGGSVVSGLPPVFAVGPLMPVNDLRETREAAQEQGDYRAWLDEQPPRSVVYVSFGSRKALPKDQINELAAGLEACGHRFLWVVKGAVVDRDDAGELSELLGEGFLRRVQGWGLVTKSWVEQEEVLRHPAVALFVSHCGWNSVTESASNGVPVLAWPRFADQRVNARVVARAGLGVWTEQWSWEGEEAVVRAEEIAELVMEAMGDDGMAEKAANVREAASRAVADGGTSYRSLAAFVRRCTA; encoded by the coding sequence ATGTCCTCGTCGGCATTATCATCGACCTCCAGCCATGGCTCACGAGGCGCGCCGCACATCATCCTCCTCCCAAGCGCTGGCATGGGCCACCTGGTGCCGTTCACCCGCCTCGCCGTTGCGCTTTTCGCCGGCCACGGCTGCGACATCTCCCTCGTGACGGCGCTGCCTACAGTTTCGTCCGCGGAGTCCAGCCACATCGCCGCGCTCTACGCTGCCTTCCCCAACATCCGGCAGCTAGACCTCCGCCTTGTCCCGTTCGACGCGTCATCCGAGTTTCCCGGCGCCGATCCGTTTTACGTCCGCTACGAGGCCCTGCGCCGCTCCGCACCCCTGCTCCTCGGCCCGCTCCTCGCCGGAGCAGGCGCGTCGGCTCTCGTCGCGGACATCGCGCTGGCCTCCGTGGCCATACCCGTAGCAAGGGAGCTCCACGTCCCGTGCTTCGTCTTCTTCACCGCGTCGGCCACGATGTTCTCGTTCAAAGCCTACTTCCCCACCTACCTCGATGCCGTCGGCGCCGGACATGGTGTTGGCGACGTTGACGTGCCCGGCGTGTACCAGATCCCAAGTTCGTCCGTTCCACAGGCGCTGCATGATCCCGACAACATCTTCACCCGGCAGTTCGTCGCGAATGGACGGGCGCTCGTGACAGCCGACGGCCTCCTGGTCAACGCCTTCCACGCCATGGAGCCGGAGGCCGTCGAGGCTCTGCAGGGTGGCTCCGTGGTCTCCGGTCTCCCGCCGGTGTTCGCCGTGGGGCCGCTTATGCCGGTGAACGACCTTCGGGAGACACGGGAGGCAGCGCAAGAACAGGGGGACTACAGGGCGTGGCTGGACGAGCAGCCGCCGCGGTCTGTGGTGTATGTCAGCTTTGGGAGCCGCAAGGCTCTTCCCAAGGACCAGATCAACGAGCTCGCCGCTGGTCTAGAAGCGTGCGGCCACCGCTTCTTGTGGGTTGTGAAGGGCGCCGTCGTGGACAGGGACGACGCTGGCGAGCTCAGCGAACTGCTCGGCGAGGGTTTTCTGCGGCGCGTGCAAGGCTGGGGCTTGGTGACGAAGTCGTGGGTGGAGCAAGAGGAGGTGCTCAGGCACCCGGCCGTGGCGCTGTTCGTCAGCCACTGCGGCTGGAACTCGGTGACGGAGTCAGCGAGCAACGGCGTGCCGGTGCTGGCGTGGCCGAGGTTCGCGGACCAGCGAGTGAACGCCCGAGTGGTGGCCCGCGCTGGGCTTGGCGTGTGGACCGAGCAGTGGAGCTGGGAGGGGGAGGAGGCGGTGGTGAGAGCGGAGGAGATCGCGGAGCTGGTGATGGAGGCGATGGGAGACGACGGGATGGCAGAGAAAGCGGCGAACGTCCGCGAGGCTGCGTCAAGAGCCGTGGCGGACGGCGGCACGAGCTACCGAAGCCTGGCGGCGTTCGTGCGTCGTTGCACGGCGTGA